From a region of the Cygnus atratus isolate AKBS03 ecotype Queensland, Australia chromosome 3, CAtr_DNAZoo_HiC_assembly, whole genome shotgun sequence genome:
- the CALM2 gene encoding calmodulin-2 isoform X1, translated as MADQLTEEQIAEFKEAFSLFDKDGDGTITTKELGTVMRSLGQNPTEAELQDMINEVDADGNGTIDFPEFLTMMARKMKDTDSEEEIREAFRVFDKDGNGYISAAELRHVMTNLGEKLTDEEVDEMIREADIDGDGQVNYEEFVQMMTAK; from the exons ATG GCTGATCAACTGACAGAAGAGCAGATTGCAG AATTCAAAGAAGCTTTTTCACTATTTGACAAGGATGGTGATGGTACTATAACTACAAAGGAGTTGGGGACTGTGATGAGATCACTTGGTCAAAACCCCACAGAAGCAGAGTTACAGGATATGATCAATGAAGTAGATGCTGATG GTAATGGCACAATTGACTTTCCAGAGTTTCTGACAATGAtggcaagaaaaatgaaagatacaGATAGTGAAGAAGAAATTAGAGAAGCGTTCCGTGTGTTTGACAAG gatGGTAATGGTTACATTAGTGCTGCAGAACTTCGCCATGTGATGACAAATCTTGGAGAGAAGCTAACAGATGAAGAAGTTGATGAAATGATTAGGGAAGCAGACATTGATGGTGATGGTCAAGTAAACTATGAAG
- the CALM2 gene encoding calmodulin-2 isoform X2, translating into MRSLGQNPTEAELQDMINEVDADGNGTIDFPEFLTMMARKMKDTDSEEEIREAFRVFDKDGNGYISAAELRHVMTNLGEKLTDEEVDEMIREADIDGDGQVNYEEFVQMMTAK; encoded by the exons ATGAGATCACTTGGTCAAAACCCCACAGAAGCAGAGTTACAGGATATGATCAATGAAGTAGATGCTGATG GTAATGGCACAATTGACTTTCCAGAGTTTCTGACAATGAtggcaagaaaaatgaaagatacaGATAGTGAAGAAGAAATTAGAGAAGCGTTCCGTGTGTTTGACAAG gatGGTAATGGTTACATTAGTGCTGCAGAACTTCGCCATGTGATGACAAATCTTGGAGAGAAGCTAACAGATGAAGAAGTTGATGAAATGATTAGGGAAGCAGACATTGATGGTGATGGTCAAGTAAACTATGAAG